A genomic region of Pseudorca crassidens isolate mPseCra1 chromosome 10, mPseCra1.hap1, whole genome shotgun sequence contains the following coding sequences:
- the ZNF76 gene encoding zinc finger protein 76 isoform X3 has protein sequence MDSPCSWKMAAWPTYTAHPKPRSQPRLLPLCSIWANRMFPAEGYDPSALEAVQLEDGSTAYIHHPVAVPSDSTILAVQTEVGLEDLATEDDEGFSADTVVALEQYASKVLHDSQAPHNGKGQQVGDRAFRCGYKGCGRLYTTAHHLKVHERAHTGDRPYRCDFPSCGKAFATGYGLKSHVRTHTGEKPYKCPEELCSKAFKTSGDLQKHVRTHTGERPFRCPFEGCGRSFTTSNIRKVHVRTHTGERPYTCPEPHCGRGFTSATNYKNHVRIHTGEKPYVCTVPGCGKRFTEYSSLYKHHVVHTHCKPYTCSTCGKTYRQTSTLAMHKRSAHGELEATEESEQALYEQQQLEAASAAEENPLPKRPRIAYLSEVKEEGDDIPAQVAMVTEEDGAPQVALITQDGAQQVSLSPEDLQALGSAISMVTQHGSTTLTIPSHDDDLATSGTHTVTMVSADGTQTQPVTIITSGTVVAEDSSVASLHHQQVALLATANGTHIAVQLEEQQTLEEAISVATAAMQQGTVTLETTDSESGC, from the exons ATGGACAGCCCGTGCAGCTGGAAGATGGCAGCATGGCCTACATACACCGCACACCCAAAG CCCAGGTCCCAGCCGCGTCTTTTGCCCTTGTGCAGCATCTGGGCTAACCGCATGTTCCCTGCAGAAGGCTATGACCCCAGTGCCCTGGAAGCCGTCCAGCTGGAAGACGGCTCCACTGCCTACATTCACCACCCCGTGGCTGTGCCATCCGACAGCACCATCCTGGCCGTGCAGACAGAGGTGGGCTTGGAGGACCTGGCCACAGAGGATGATGAGGGCTTCAGTGCGGACACAGTGGTGGCCCTGGAGCAGTACGCCAGCAAG gtTCTGCATGACAGCCAGGCTCCCCATAATGGCAAAGGACAGCAGGTTGGGGACAGAGCATTCCGCTGCGGCTACAAGGGCTGTGGGCGTCTCTATACCACCGCTCATCACTTAAAG GTACATGAGAGAGCTCATACAGGTGACCGTCCATACAGGTGTGATTTCCCCAGCTGTGGAAAGGCCTTTGCCACAG GATATGGGCTGAAGAGCCACGTGCGCACCCACACTGGTGAGAAGCCATACAAGTGCCCAGAGGAGCTGTGCAGCAAGGCCTTCAAGACCTCCGGAGACCTGCAGAAGCACGTCCGGACCCACACCG GTGAACGCCCCTTCCGGTGCCCCTTTGAGGGCTGTGGCCGCTCCTTCACCACATCTAACATCCGCAAGGTACATGTGCGCACCCACACGGGCGAGCGGCCCTACACCTGCCCCGAGCCCCACTGTGGCCGTGGCTTCACCAGTGCCACCAACTACAAGAATCACGTGCGCATCCACACAG GGGAGAAGCCATACGTTTGCACGGTGCCAGGCTGCGGGAAGCGCTTCACCGAGTACTCAAGCCTGTATAAGCACCATGTGGTGCACACACACTGCAAGCCCTACACCTGCAGCACCTGCGGCAAGACCTACCGGCAGACCTCTACCCTGGCCATGCACAAGCGCAGCGCCCACGGCGAGCTGgaggccacggaggagagcgagCAGGCCCTTTATGAGCAACAGCAGCTCGAGG CCGCCTCTGCAGCCGAGGAGAACCCGCTACCCAAACGACCCCGCATTGCTTACCTGTCGGAGGTGAAAGAAGAGGGTGATGACATCCCTGCCCAAGTGGCTATGGTGACCGAGGAAGATGGGGCCCCCCAGGTGGCTCTGATCACTCAGGATGGTGCCCAGCAG GTCAGCCTGTCACCAGAAGACCTGCAGGCACTGGGGAGTGCCATCAGTATGGTGACCCAGCACGGCAGTACCACCCTCACCATCCCTAGTCATGATGATGACCTTGCCACATCTGGCACACACACAGTCACCATGGTCAGCGCCGATGGCACCCAGACGCAGCCC GTCACAATCATTACCTCTGGGACTGTGGTGGCTGAGGACTCCAGTGTAGCATCTCTTCATCATCAACAGGTGGCGCTGTTAGCCACAGCCAATGGAACTCACATTGCGGTGCAG